The window tacccgtacaccgcggcccgtagtaaacgggtatgtgccatacgtgtctggaggaaagggtttgacgacgtacgcgacaggatttgcacgttattcatgtcatgacccgacagtcatattcgtccaatcctcttacccttccacgccaattttggtctacaccaagttaaggaggcgatcatgagagcaccaagacgtaggcgctagatatagatagatagatagatagatagatagatagatagatagatagatagatagatacgtaaatagaaacgctcacagtaccaaaggttcgctaagaaatgcttcgcatttaaaacgtgctAAGCTGGTTTCCTTGAGCGCGCCACCTCTACCAGCACACATTTATTTCACGCCCAATTTCCCGTAGTGGGTTTAGCCACGTCCCCAGCTACCGACCAGCCATCACGCGCATGGGGCAGCGTTCGGTGCGGCTCGGCGTCCATTAGGCTCTCATATCCTTGCAAAATTAGGCCCTTCTGCGCACAATGTTCAGCGGCGCTGTCCAGTGGGATCCCCTCATGTTCCTCAACGAGGAGCCATCTCCGCAGTGCCTCTTACGGGTCAAGAAGGACATCGCGGACTTCAACGCCAGTCCTCCTGCAGGGCTGTTCATCGCACCAGAGGAAGACGACGTCACCAAGATGCACGCCCTTGTCGTCGGTCCCAGTGGAACGCCGTACGAAGGCGGCTTCTTCCAGTTCTACATGAAGTTCCCACCCACCTACCCGATCAGCCCACCCAGGGTTCGGATAATGACCACGGACGCTGGCCGAGTGCGCTTCAATCCGAACCTGTACGCCTGCGGCAAGGTCTGTCTTAGCATCCTCGGCACCTGGGCCGGGCCACCGTGGAGCCCCGCTCAAGGCCTCGAGAGCGTCCTTATATCGGTGCAGTCTCTGATGAACGAAAAGCCTTATCACAACGAGCCAGGCTTCACAAACGAACTGGTACCAGGAGACTCCGACCGCTACAACGAATTCATTCGGCACGAAACGATCAGGGTGGCGGTGTGCGACCAGGTCGAAGCAGCTCTCAAGCAGAGTGCCGACTGCCCGGCCATCCTCAGGGAGCAGATACTTAAGTCCTTCTACGAGTCCTACGACAAATACGAGGAAATCGTGAAGGCAAAGGTGCATCTGACGGGCACGACAGTGAAAGATGCTTTTACATATCAAAAGCAGATACAGTGTCAGTACGAGACGCTGCTGACCAGGATGCGTGATTTAAGAGAGCAGATCAAGCAGAAAAAGGAAGCTGCTGCACAAgctgaagctgctgctgctgccgctgccgctgctgctgaagCTGAAGCTGCCGAAGCTACCGCAGCTGCCCAAGTTGCTGATAATGCTGCTGCCGCCACGAACCCGGTGAATTGAAATATTGGACATGTAATATTGCCATTTGTTTGACCTGACACACACCTTCCCCGTTCTGCCGCAGAAAATAACAGCTGAATGAAATATATCACGCCGAAGGAAATATATCAGCTGCAATGCCCGATTGTCGTGTTTAATTAAGCCGTGGCACTAGTCATGAAGCAGTAAAGAAAGCAGTCGATGGGGAAATTCCATCCACAGATTCTTAGTCGACTGCATTACTATATTGCATAATGCACGCATTTCTTTTGTATTTCACGCCACTGGTAGGGGCGTGAAATACaaaagctcaaacgtcctccatGTTTTATTACAACACACGTGGTTGTTTTTCGGTCGCAATTTCGCACAAGTCTTCTTACTGAATCTCATGCTTTGATAGattagtaatatatatatatatatatatatatatatatatatatatatatatatatatatatatatatgtgtgtgtgtgtgtgtgtgtgtgtgtgtgtgtgtgtgatatatatatatatatatatatatatatgtgtgtgtgtgtgtgtgtgtgtgtgtgtgtgtgcgtgtgtgtgtgtgtgtgtgtgtgtgtgtgtgtgtgtgtgtgtgtgtgtgtgtggagaacaggggcgtagccatgggggggagttgggggggttcaatccccccccccccccgaaattacacgcacacatacaaacacacgcacgaacatacataaagtatggttgaatccccccccccaaaaaaaatttctggctacgcccctgatggagaaagagagagagagagaaagctgcttCGTTCGCACTCAGTTTGATGCGATTTCTGATAGAATCTGCTTAGCTATGTTTAATAACATTACGGAAGAAGTACGGTTAGTTTTACGTAGCGTACACTATAGGGACAACCCTACATATACTATGCGTGTTATGCGTGTATAGTATTCGAAGCAACACTTCTATACATTAACCACACAGCTTTATGCATGAGAACAATTATGCCCATGGCGGCCTTcccagtagtatagatttgtatcattcaaaaAAATGTCGTAAATGCCTAAAAGCTGCTCTCTAATAATTGCGTTTTAAATGTAGGTAGCAATGAGTGCACCTTCTCTTTTCATTAATTAATACTGctcttgcacatattcaggtttacgtatattttgccttgttttcTCTTAGTCTAAATAGTGTTTCTATtgcgttgttattattattattattattaaatcattgatttattattattattattattattattattattattattattattattattattattattattattattattattattattattattatattaccatAGTTGTTAACTTGGTAACCACAATTTTCTCTTAAAATGTAATAATTTGTGGTATTAGAGGTAGTTCATTCTTTATACTCAACGTATTTGCATTTGCGACGTTGCTTGGAGGGCtttccggcccctccaagtaaatgCGCCTATGCTAACAGTGTAAGCGCGAatcttctttgaaaaaatgtgggcgattatgaCGTTAAACTACCGCACGTTGTTTCTTTCCGCATTGGTCGTTACTGTGTGTGATTTGTAGAAATTTTCTGGCTCACGCACACAACACCTGCTTGTAACGCgaatgcaacaaatgacgcgaaaatgaGCAGTCGTGTAGTGACATGcgcgactgcgtaaaaaataagagAACACACTATATTCAATGCAGCATATTTTTGACCACTGGTTTAGGAAGGCTGCCCGCCGCTCACACAGGCAAAGGCGAATTACAGCAGCTGTCGAGATGAATttatatgagtataataaatattctCCGTTATAGTATAAAGACGTTGAGCTGTTTCTGCGCGTATGCAACTCTGTGAACGCAACATATTgctgagagagggggagagagggaaataaacagcgctggtcgtgtgtgcttttttttgccttccgagttgtattttgcgctgtgcagttcaattcaagatgaatcaagaccaactagcccggctgtcaattcagtctcttagtccagaaaacctgGAGCTTGACGATCCGCCTGGTCTGGAAGAACAAGCtacggggcaagcttgaaagttgggcttcccaatgtgctcgagtccactgccttattcgtcgcATTGTTGCAAGCCACGGCGATATAATAAGCGAGGTGAAGCAGGTtgatcggagactaaagcggaaaccttttttagctctccaAGTTCAgcccgcctaagcggccggaaaaccacgccgcgaggcggacgcgaaaaaatcggtccgagaccgatttttccgccacgcgaaagcggatcgcctttccgcttcatgggaagccgtactttggctgcgctagctcaaatcacgtgacgtaaacaacagaccacaaattcaacatggcggccaaggcgtcggcggtggctcacatcggcgcatttgcaaactacccgtccagcacgacaagactcacagcctcgacaaggacgcgttcctcgagaacctggtttggattacgattgacaagaacactggaagtagaaaaaggtgtagcagtagcgagtcggcgtgccccaacgtgtctcgcttcttgcaaagccgggtgaatccgccgccgcagccactgctgccgtgtccgcttatgtagtttctgctggtgtatctcccgaaacggcggtttgaaaaggtgaaagctatttattttccgtgttttg of the Rhipicephalus sanguineus isolate Rsan-2018 unplaced genomic scaffold, BIME_Rsan_1.4 Seq1136, whole genome shotgun sequence genome contains:
- the LOC119376245 gene encoding ubiquitin-conjugating enzyme E2 Z, with product MFSGAVQWDPLMFLNEEPSPQCLLRVKKDIADFNASPPAGLFIAPEEDDVTKMHALVVGPSGTPYEGGFFQFYMKFPPTYPISPPRVRIMTTDAGRVRFNPNLYACGKVCLSILGTWAGPPWSPAQGLESVLISVQSLMNEKPYHNEPGFTNELVPGDSDRYNEFIRHETIRVAVCDQVEAALKQSADCPAILREQILKSFYESYDKYEEIVKAKVHLTGTTVKDAFTYQKQIQCQYETLLTRMRDLREQIKQKKEAAAQAEAAAAAAAAAAEAEAAEATAAAQVADNAAAATNPVN